In one window of Orcinus orca chromosome 17, mOrcOrc1.1, whole genome shotgun sequence DNA:
- the CEBPD gene encoding CCAAT/enhancer-binding protein delta — protein sequence MSAALFSLDGPARGAPWTAEPAAFYEPGRAGKLGRGAEPAAPAMYDDESAIDFSAYIDSMAAVPTLELCHDELFADLFNSNHKAGALELLPGGPARPAGPGPAPRPLKREPDWGDGDAPGSLLPAQVAACAQTVVSLAAAAQPTPPASPEPPRRSPAPPAPGAARDKAAGKRGPDRGSPEYRQRRERNNIAVRKSRDKAKRRNQEMQQKLVELSAENEKLQQRVEQLTRDLAGLRRFFKQLPGAPFLPGAGAADAR from the coding sequence ATGAGCGCCGCGCTCTTCAGCCTGGACGGCCCGGCGCGCGGCGCGCCCTGGACTGCGGAGCCCGCCGCCTTCTACGAGCCCGGCCGCGCGGGGAAGCTGGGTCGCGGAGCCGAGCCGGCCGCGCCCGCCATGTACGACGACGAGAGCGCTATCGACTTCAGCGCCTACATCGACTCCATGGCCGCCGTGCCCACCCTGGAGCTGTGCCACGATGAGCTCTTCGCCGACCTCTTCAACAGCAACCACAAGGCGGGCGCCCTGGAGCTGCTGCCCGGGGGCCCCGCGCGCCCCGCGGGCCCCGGCCCCGCGCCGCGACCGCTCAAGCGCGAGCCCGACTGGGGCGACGGCGACGCGCCCGGCTCGCTGCTGCCCGCGCAGGTGGCCGCGTGCGCGCAGACAGTGGTGAGCCTGGCGGCCGCCGCGCAGCCCACTCCGCCCGCGTCTCCCGAGCCGCCGCGCCGCAGCCCCGCGCCCCCAGCTCCCGGGGCGGCGCGCGACAAGGCAGCGGGCAAGCGGGGCCCGGACCGCGGCAGCCCCGAGTACCGGCAGCGGCGGGAGCGCAACAACATCGCCGTGCGCAAGAGCCGCGACAAGGCTAAGCGGCGCAACCAGGAGATGCAGCAGAAGCTGGTGGAGCTTTCGGCCGAGAACGAGAAGCTACAGCAGCGCGTGGAGCAGCTCACGCGGGACCTGGCCGGCCTGCGGCGCTTCTTCAAGCAGCTGCCCGGCGCGCCCTTTTTGCCCGGCGCGGGGGCGGCGGACGCGCGGTGA